The Brachionichthys hirsutus isolate HB-005 chromosome 3, CSIRO-AGI_Bhir_v1, whole genome shotgun sequence genome has a window encoding:
- the LOC137912684 gene encoding neuronal acetylcholine receptor subunit alpha-7-like, giving the protein MWQAGALRMLILVTLLQASVQGPHQRFLLRELMRDYNPMERPVANDSQTLTVQFSFTLMQIMDVDEKNQIITTNAWLQMQWYDHYLQWNQSDYPGVKNLRFTPDQVWTPDILLYNSAHDKFDATFKTNVLVNSSGFCEYLPPGIFISTCNVDVRWFPFDIQRCELKFGSWTFDGWLLDIQMKEADVSGYMINGEWDLLEVPGGRHEVFYDCCAEPYPDVTFVVTLRRRTLFYALNLLIPCVLLSSMTLLVFLLPAKSGEKISLGITVLLSLTVFMLMVAEIMPATSDSVPLIGQYFASTMAIVGMSVVATVIVLQFHHHNPNSGEMPRWVHLVLLQWVPWFLRMKCPGQESDSTLSNIQADSQSKTPSSPTTTIPAAARHSLLPQSCSSLQACLAHLNHPPLQPLPRRPSVQANPLPNPSPNSHPQLNGHVVYMGFQTFQTAAVLEPIQRCRTTSYGRVTSGGGGEGRGGQPGDTPIQHHAPSSKFGSPPPESQDPDPSTTSSGSCGSEAGVGRSGVGCAHSGVIRSVAADSQLQALLVEVQYLAERVREQDRQLSLAEQWQFAAAVIDRLFLVGFSLFNIICTIAILMAAPNFGEALSKDFL; this is encoded by the exons ATGTGGCAGGCTGGTGCTCTTCGGATGTTGATACTTGTGACTCTGCTCCAGG CATCAGTACAGGGTCCTCACCAACGGTTCCTGCTCAGAGAGCTGATGAGGGACTACAATCCCATGGAGAGGCCGGTGGCTAATGATTCCCAAACTCTCACCGTTCAGTTCTCCTTTACTCTAATGCAGATCATGGATGTG GATGAAAAGAACCAGATCATCACCACGAATGCCTGGCTGCAGATG CAGTGGTATGACCACTACCTCCAGTGGAACCAGTCAGATTATCCTGGTGTTAAGAACCTCCGTTTCACTCCTGACCAGGTCTGGACACCTGACATATTGCTCTATAACAG TGCTCATGATAAGTTTGATGCCACCTTTAAGACCAATGTCCTGGTTAACTCCAGTGGCTTCTGCGAGTATCTACCTCCAG GAATATTTATCAGCACCTGTAACGTTGATGTGCGATGGTTTCCGTTTGACATCCAGCGCTGCGAGCTGAAGTTTGGATCCTGGACTTTCGATGGCTGGCTGCTGGACATCCAGATGAAGGAGGCAGATGTCTCTGGATATATGATCAATGGAGAGTGGGATCTGCTCG aggtcCCTGGGGGTCGCCATGAAGTTTTCTATGATTGCTGTGCTGAGCCCTACCCTGATGTTACCTTTGTAGTGACGTTACGAAGGAGGACCTTGTTTTATGCTCTCAACCTCCTCATCCCATGcgtgctcctctcctccatgaCCCTATTGGTTTTCCTGCTTCCCGCCAAATCTGGGGAAAAGATCAGCTTGG GCATCACAGTTCTACTTTCTCTGACCGTCTTCATGCTGATGGTGGCAGAGATTATGCCCGCCACTTCAGATTCTGTTCCCCTGATTG gtcaGTACTTTGCGAGCACCATGGCGATTGTCGGGATGTCGGTAGTAGCCACAGTCATCGTTCTTCAGTTCCATCACCACAACCCCAACAGTGGAGAAATGCCACGTTGG GTACACTTGGTTCTCCTGCAGTGGGTACCTTGGTTTCTGCGGATGAAGTGTCCGGGACAGGAAAGCGATTCAACACTTTCCAACATCCAGGCGGACTCTCAGAGCAAGACCCCATCCTCTCCTACCACCACCATCCCCGCAGCAGCACGCCACTCCCTCCTTCCCCAAAGCTGCAGCTCCTTGCAGGCATGCTTGGCTCATCTGAACCACCCTCCGTTGCAGCCGCTGCCCCGACGGCCCAGTGTCCAGGCTAATCCCCTCCCTAATCCTAGCCCCAATTCACACCCACAGCTCAATGGTCATGTGGTTTACATGGGTTTCCAGACCTTCCAAACCGCTGCAGTGCTGGAGCCGATTCAACGGTGCAGAACCACAAGTTATGGGAGGGTTActagtggaggaggaggagagggaagagggGGACAACCTGGAGATACTCCTATCCAACACCATGCTCCATCTTCCAAGTTTGGGAGCCCCCCACCAGAATCTCAAGACCCTGATCCATCAACCACATCCTCCGGATCATGTGGATCAGAGGCTGGAGTAGGGAGATCGGGAGTCGGATGTGCCCACAGCGGTGTGATTAGGTCTGTGGCAGCGGACAGCCAACTGCAGGCTCTTCTGGTGGAAGTGCAATATTTGGCCGAACGTGTTCGGGAGCAGGATCGGCAGCTCAGTTTGGCAGAACAGTGGCAGTTTGCTGCCGCCGTTATCGACCGCCTGTTCCTGGTGGGATTCAGTCTTTTCAACATCATCTGTACCATTGCTATTCTCATGGCTGCACCCAATTTCGGGGAAGCACTCTCTAAAGACTTCCTCTGA